One segment of Prionailurus bengalensis isolate Pbe53 chromosome E3, Fcat_Pben_1.1_paternal_pri, whole genome shotgun sequence DNA contains the following:
- the MICALL2 gene encoding MICAL-like protein 2 isoform X2: MVALKVPDRLSILTYVSQYYNYFHGRSPIGGMAGIKRPPSDSDEEPSGKKALPQLARPSPTPAQGRPLSPASTKPAAQWKDGSSEGPLRKIGQASAGSSISSTCGICGKHVHLVQRHLADGRLYHRNCFRCKQCSSTLHSGAYRATAEPGVFVCSSHHPEATSASPTLPRLAPQQPRAVPLDSKLPRAPWKAQEANGHRDTGTKARPVAWEPVVGNSTPKGVAPTTTEPRATASSHVHEGSPAGSSAGPPGGKANVPVANSSPRGWSSLGQDRAAVGPHPAATPSAPDSRPATLQGRVTPQGAAPQTKLRLGPVSPVPADTPDWTPSASRTQQARESFFQTPAAAPSPAGRAPAPADVPSGDSGREQALSFLQKTLPGLRETGAQEPGRPSPVTSPALKSYTRTEGPRASPAAKLSLLASPQALNPPARTEPPAPLSRGITSQVSPPPQSSPVSSGTGKAGAGSRLKPEVPLAKGPSASPQEGQEDGPAGWRARLKPVEKKNPAERGPESKEPRILGEPRAGEAPGKVPGSSAGHVHTPPAPLGPERTRGSASPGPSLSAASPSLSPAPTPTHRRKLAVPASLDVSGDWLCPEPREQEAAAGSWKKEKEKPPAQDAPGRPVSSAGAPTLPGKAVTSASKLHPDYVPEEIQRQMQNIARQLDALELKGVELEKRLRAAEGDASEDALMVDWFQLIHKKQLLLRQESELMYKAKDQRLAEQQLDLEGELRRLMAKPECLKSSQDRQREQDLLNQYVNTVDDRSSIVDVLEEDRLREREEDEVLQNMIQNLDLHRSSGDQRKNPKFRLSRIWSLKGRSKTPE; encoded by the exons ATGGTGGCCCTGAAGGTGCCCGACCGGCTGAGCATCCTGACCTACGTGTCACAGTACTACAACTACTTCCATGGACGCTCCCCTA TTGGGGGCATGGCCGGTATCAAGCGGCCCCCGTCGGACTCCGACGAGGAACCGTCTGGGAAGAAGGCCCTGCCCCAGCTGGCCAGACCCtcacccaccccagcccagggccGGCCACTGTCTCCAGCCAGCACAAAGCCCGCCGCCCAGTGGAAGGATGGGAGTTCAGAGGGCCCCCTGCGGAAGATT ggccaggCCTCGGCGGGCAGCTCCATCAGCAGCACCTGTGGGATCTGTGGCAAACACGTGCACCTCGTGCAACGACACCTGGCTGACGGGAGGCTCTACCACCGGAACTGCTTCAG GTGTAAGCAGTGCTCCAGCACACTGCATTCGGGGGCCTACAGGGCCACCGCCGAGCCCGGCGTCTTCGTGTGTTCCAGCCACCACCCCGAAGCCACCTCTGCAAGCCCCACGTTGCCGCGCTTGGCCCCCCAACAGCCCAGGGCTGTCCCCTTGGACTCCAAGCTGCCCAGAGCCCCATGGAAGGCCCAAGAAGCAAATGGGCACAGAGACACGGGGACAAAGGCCAGGCCAGTGGCCTGGGAGCCTGTGGTGGGCAACTCAACTCCCAAAGGTGTCGCCCCCACTACGACTGAGCCTCGGGCCACCGCCTCCTCCCACGTCCACGAGGGGAGCCCAGCCGGGTCCTCGGCGGGCCCGCCGGGTGGCAAAGCCAACGTGCCCGTGGCCAACAGTTCCCCGAGAGGGTGGTCGTCGCTGGGACAGGACAGGGCAGCAGTCGGCCCCCACCCTGCCGCGACCCCAAGTGCCCCAGACTCTCGCCCAGCCACGCTGCAAGGCCGGGTGACCCCCCAAGGGGCAGCCCCCCAGACCAAGCTCAGGTTGGGCCCAGTGTCTCCGGTCCCGGCAGACACCCCAGACTGGACCCCATCGGCCTCCAGGACACAGCAGGCCCGGGAGAGTTTCTTCCAGACGCCCGCAgctgcccccagcccagctggCAGGGCCCCAGCTCCCGCGGATGTGCCTTCTGGGGACAGCGGCAGGGAACAGGCACTGAGCTTCCTGCAGAAGACCCTGCCGGGGCTCAGGGAGACCGGCGCTCAGGAGcctggcag GCCCTCCCCAGTCACCTCCCCTGCTCTGAAATCCTACACCAGAACGGAAGGGCCACGAGCAAGTCCAGCGGCCAAGCTGTCACTGCTGGCATCTCCCCAAGCCCTTAATCCCCCTGCGaggactgagccaccagccccCCTAAGCAGGGGCATCACCTCGCAGGTTTCCCCGCCACCCCAGAGCTCGCCCGTATCCTCGGGGACTGGCAAGGCGGGTGCTGGCTCCAGGCTGAAGCCGGAGGTCCCACTGGCAAAGG GCCCCAGTGCCAGCCCCCAGGAAGGCCAGGAGGACGGGCCGGCAGGATGGAGGGCCCGCCTGAAGCCTGTGGAGAAGAAAAACCCTGCTGAGAg GGGTCCAGAGTCGAAGGAGCCACGGATCCTGGGAGAGCCTAGGGCGGGCGAGGCACCCGGGAAGGTCCCTGGGAGCTCTGCGGGGCACGTCCACACCCCCCCGGCCCCTCTTGGGCCTGAGAGGACACGGGGCTCAGCGAGCCCTGGGCCCAGCCTCTCAG CCGcatccccctccctgtccccggCCCCGACCCCGACCCACCGCAGGAAGCTGGCCGTCCCTGCCAGTCTGGACGTTTCTGGAGACTGGCTTTGTCCCGAGCCCCGGGAGCAGGAAGCCGCAGCCGGGAgctggaagaaggagaaagagaagccccCTGCTCAGGACGCACCAG GGAGGCCCGTGAGCTCGGCCGGCGCCCCCACCCTACCTGGCAAGGCAGTGACCAGCGCGAGCAAG CTGCACCCTGACTACGTGCCCGAGGAGATCCAGAGACAGATGCAGAACATCGCCAGGCAGCTGGATGCCCTGGAGCTCAAGGGAGTGGAGCTGGAGAAGCGTCTGCGCGCGGCTGAGGGGG ATGCCTCGGAGGACGCGCTCATGGTCGACTGGTTCCAGCTCATTCACAAGAAGCAGCTGCTGCTGAGGCAGGAGTCGGAGCTGATGTACAA GGCCAAGGACCAGCGCCTGGCAGAGCAGCAGCTGGACCTGGAGGGGGAGCTCCGTCGGCTGATGGCCAAGCCCG AGTGTCTGAAGTCATCCCAGGACCGGCAGCGGGAGCAGGATCTGCTAAACCAGTACGTGAATACGGTGGATGACCGCAGCAGCATTGTGGACGTCCTGGAGGAGGACCGGCTCAG AGAGCGAGAGGAGGACGAGGTGCTTCAGAACATGATCCAGAATCTGG acctccACAGAAGCAGCGGGGACCAGAGGAAGAACCCCAAGTTCCGCTTGTCCAGGATCTGGTCCCTGAAGGGCAGAAGCAAAACCCCTGAGTGA
- the MICALL2 gene encoding MICAL-like protein 2 isoform X1: MAAIKALQQWCRQQCEGYRDVSITNMTTSFRDGLAFCAILHRHRPDLLNFDALRKENIYENNKLAFRVAEEQLGIPALLDAEDMVALKVPDRLSILTYVSQYYNYFHGRSPIGGMAGIKRPPSDSDEEPSGKKALPQLARPSPTPAQGRPLSPASTKPAAQWKDGSSEGPLRKIGQASAGSSISSTCGICGKHVHLVQRHLADGRLYHRNCFRCKQCSSTLHSGAYRATAEPGVFVCSSHHPEATSASPTLPRLAPQQPRAVPLDSKLPRAPWKAQEANGHRDTGTKARPVAWEPVVGNSTPKGVAPTTTEPRATASSHVHEGSPAGSSAGPPGGKANVPVANSSPRGWSSLGQDRAAVGPHPAATPSAPDSRPATLQGRVTPQGAAPQTKLRLGPVSPVPADTPDWTPSASRTQQARESFFQTPAAAPSPAGRAPAPADVPSGDSGREQALSFLQKTLPGLRETGAQEPGRPSPVTSPALKSYTRTEGPRASPAAKLSLLASPQALNPPARTEPPAPLSRGITSQVSPPPQSSPVSSGTGKAGAGSRLKPEVPLAKGPSASPQEGQEDGPAGWRARLKPVEKKNPAERGPESKEPRILGEPRAGEAPGKVPGSSAGHVHTPPAPLGPERTRGSASPGPSLSAASPSLSPAPTPTHRRKLAVPASLDVSGDWLCPEPREQEAAAGSWKKEKEKPPAQDAPGRPVSSAGAPTLPGKAVTSASKLHPDYVPEEIQRQMQNIARQLDALELKGVELEKRLRAAEGDASEDALMVDWFQLIHKKQLLLRQESELMYKAKDQRLAEQQLDLEGELRRLMAKPECLKSSQDRQREQDLLNQYVNTVDDRSSIVDVLEEDRLREREEDEVLQNMIQNLDLHRSSGDQRKNPKFRLSRIWSLKGRSKTPE; the protein is encoded by the exons ATGGCCGCCATCAAGGCGCTGCAGCAGTGGTGCCGGCAGCAGTGCGAGGGCTACCGCGACGTGAGCATCACCAACATGACCACGTCGTTCCGCGACGGCCTGGCCTTCTGCGCCATCCTGCACCGCCACCGGCCCGACCTCCT AAACTTTGATGCTCTCAGGAAGGAAAACATTTATGAGAACAACAAACTG GCCTTCCGTGTGGCCGAGGAGCAGTTGGGCATCCCGGCCCTGCTGGACGCTGAGGACATGGTGGCCCTGAAGGTGCCCGACCGGCTGAGCATCCTGACCTACGTGTCACAGTACTACAACTACTTCCATGGACGCTCCCCTA TTGGGGGCATGGCCGGTATCAAGCGGCCCCCGTCGGACTCCGACGAGGAACCGTCTGGGAAGAAGGCCCTGCCCCAGCTGGCCAGACCCtcacccaccccagcccagggccGGCCACTGTCTCCAGCCAGCACAAAGCCCGCCGCCCAGTGGAAGGATGGGAGTTCAGAGGGCCCCCTGCGGAAGATT ggccaggCCTCGGCGGGCAGCTCCATCAGCAGCACCTGTGGGATCTGTGGCAAACACGTGCACCTCGTGCAACGACACCTGGCTGACGGGAGGCTCTACCACCGGAACTGCTTCAG GTGTAAGCAGTGCTCCAGCACACTGCATTCGGGGGCCTACAGGGCCACCGCCGAGCCCGGCGTCTTCGTGTGTTCCAGCCACCACCCCGAAGCCACCTCTGCAAGCCCCACGTTGCCGCGCTTGGCCCCCCAACAGCCCAGGGCTGTCCCCTTGGACTCCAAGCTGCCCAGAGCCCCATGGAAGGCCCAAGAAGCAAATGGGCACAGAGACACGGGGACAAAGGCCAGGCCAGTGGCCTGGGAGCCTGTGGTGGGCAACTCAACTCCCAAAGGTGTCGCCCCCACTACGACTGAGCCTCGGGCCACCGCCTCCTCCCACGTCCACGAGGGGAGCCCAGCCGGGTCCTCGGCGGGCCCGCCGGGTGGCAAAGCCAACGTGCCCGTGGCCAACAGTTCCCCGAGAGGGTGGTCGTCGCTGGGACAGGACAGGGCAGCAGTCGGCCCCCACCCTGCCGCGACCCCAAGTGCCCCAGACTCTCGCCCAGCCACGCTGCAAGGCCGGGTGACCCCCCAAGGGGCAGCCCCCCAGACCAAGCTCAGGTTGGGCCCAGTGTCTCCGGTCCCGGCAGACACCCCAGACTGGACCCCATCGGCCTCCAGGACACAGCAGGCCCGGGAGAGTTTCTTCCAGACGCCCGCAgctgcccccagcccagctggCAGGGCCCCAGCTCCCGCGGATGTGCCTTCTGGGGACAGCGGCAGGGAACAGGCACTGAGCTTCCTGCAGAAGACCCTGCCGGGGCTCAGGGAGACCGGCGCTCAGGAGcctggcag GCCCTCCCCAGTCACCTCCCCTGCTCTGAAATCCTACACCAGAACGGAAGGGCCACGAGCAAGTCCAGCGGCCAAGCTGTCACTGCTGGCATCTCCCCAAGCCCTTAATCCCCCTGCGaggactgagccaccagccccCCTAAGCAGGGGCATCACCTCGCAGGTTTCCCCGCCACCCCAGAGCTCGCCCGTATCCTCGGGGACTGGCAAGGCGGGTGCTGGCTCCAGGCTGAAGCCGGAGGTCCCACTGGCAAAGG GCCCCAGTGCCAGCCCCCAGGAAGGCCAGGAGGACGGGCCGGCAGGATGGAGGGCCCGCCTGAAGCCTGTGGAGAAGAAAAACCCTGCTGAGAg GGGTCCAGAGTCGAAGGAGCCACGGATCCTGGGAGAGCCTAGGGCGGGCGAGGCACCCGGGAAGGTCCCTGGGAGCTCTGCGGGGCACGTCCACACCCCCCCGGCCCCTCTTGGGCCTGAGAGGACACGGGGCTCAGCGAGCCCTGGGCCCAGCCTCTCAG CCGcatccccctccctgtccccggCCCCGACCCCGACCCACCGCAGGAAGCTGGCCGTCCCTGCCAGTCTGGACGTTTCTGGAGACTGGCTTTGTCCCGAGCCCCGGGAGCAGGAAGCCGCAGCCGGGAgctggaagaaggagaaagagaagccccCTGCTCAGGACGCACCAG GGAGGCCCGTGAGCTCGGCCGGCGCCCCCACCCTACCTGGCAAGGCAGTGACCAGCGCGAGCAAG CTGCACCCTGACTACGTGCCCGAGGAGATCCAGAGACAGATGCAGAACATCGCCAGGCAGCTGGATGCCCTGGAGCTCAAGGGAGTGGAGCTGGAGAAGCGTCTGCGCGCGGCTGAGGGGG ATGCCTCGGAGGACGCGCTCATGGTCGACTGGTTCCAGCTCATTCACAAGAAGCAGCTGCTGCTGAGGCAGGAGTCGGAGCTGATGTACAA GGCCAAGGACCAGCGCCTGGCAGAGCAGCAGCTGGACCTGGAGGGGGAGCTCCGTCGGCTGATGGCCAAGCCCG AGTGTCTGAAGTCATCCCAGGACCGGCAGCGGGAGCAGGATCTGCTAAACCAGTACGTGAATACGGTGGATGACCGCAGCAGCATTGTGGACGTCCTGGAGGAGGACCGGCTCAG AGAGCGAGAGGAGGACGAGGTGCTTCAGAACATGATCCAGAATCTGG acctccACAGAAGCAGCGGGGACCAGAGGAAGAACCCCAAGTTCCGCTTGTCCAGGATCTGGTCCCTGAAGGGCAGAAGCAAAACCCCTGAGTGA
- the MICALL2 gene encoding MICAL-like protein 2 isoform X3 yields MAAIKALQQWCRQQCEGYRDVSITNMTTSFRDGLAFCAILHRHRPDLLNFDALRKENIYENNKLAFRVAEEQLGIPALLDAEDMVALKVPDRLSILTYVSQYYNYFHGRSPIGGMAGIKRPPSDSDEEPSGKKALPQLARPSPTPAQGRPLSPASTKPAAQWKDGSSEGPLRKIGQASAGSSISSTCGICGKHVHLVQRHLADGRLYHRNCFRTQQARESFFQTPAAAPSPAGRAPAPADVPSGDSGREQALSFLQKTLPGLRETGAQEPGRPSPVTSPALKSYTRTEGPRASPAAKLSLLASPQALNPPARTEPPAPLSRGITSQVSPPPQSSPVSSGTGKAGAGSRLKPEVPLAKGPSASPQEGQEDGPAGWRARLKPVEKKNPAERGPESKEPRILGEPRAGEAPGKVPGSSAGHVHTPPAPLGPERTRGSASPGPSLSAASPSLSPAPTPTHRRKLAVPASLDVSGDWLCPEPREQEAAAGSWKKEKEKPPAQDAPGRPVSSAGAPTLPGKAVTSASKLHPDYVPEEIQRQMQNIARQLDALELKGVELEKRLRAAEGDASEDALMVDWFQLIHKKQLLLRQESELMYKAKDQRLAEQQLDLEGELRRLMAKPECLKSSQDRQREQDLLNQYVNTVDDRSSIVDVLEEDRLREREEDEVLQNMIQNLDLHRSSGDQRKNPKFRLSRIWSLKGRSKTPE; encoded by the exons ATGGCCGCCATCAAGGCGCTGCAGCAGTGGTGCCGGCAGCAGTGCGAGGGCTACCGCGACGTGAGCATCACCAACATGACCACGTCGTTCCGCGACGGCCTGGCCTTCTGCGCCATCCTGCACCGCCACCGGCCCGACCTCCT AAACTTTGATGCTCTCAGGAAGGAAAACATTTATGAGAACAACAAACTG GCCTTCCGTGTGGCCGAGGAGCAGTTGGGCATCCCGGCCCTGCTGGACGCTGAGGACATGGTGGCCCTGAAGGTGCCCGACCGGCTGAGCATCCTGACCTACGTGTCACAGTACTACAACTACTTCCATGGACGCTCCCCTA TTGGGGGCATGGCCGGTATCAAGCGGCCCCCGTCGGACTCCGACGAGGAACCGTCTGGGAAGAAGGCCCTGCCCCAGCTGGCCAGACCCtcacccaccccagcccagggccGGCCACTGTCTCCAGCCAGCACAAAGCCCGCCGCCCAGTGGAAGGATGGGAGTTCAGAGGGCCCCCTGCGGAAGATT ggccaggCCTCGGCGGGCAGCTCCATCAGCAGCACCTGTGGGATCTGTGGCAAACACGTGCACCTCGTGCAACGACACCTGGCTGACGGGAGGCTCTACCACCGGAACTGCTTCAG GACACAGCAGGCCCGGGAGAGTTTCTTCCAGACGCCCGCAgctgcccccagcccagctggCAGGGCCCCAGCTCCCGCGGATGTGCCTTCTGGGGACAGCGGCAGGGAACAGGCACTGAGCTTCCTGCAGAAGACCCTGCCGGGGCTCAGGGAGACCGGCGCTCAGGAGcctggcag GCCCTCCCCAGTCACCTCCCCTGCTCTGAAATCCTACACCAGAACGGAAGGGCCACGAGCAAGTCCAGCGGCCAAGCTGTCACTGCTGGCATCTCCCCAAGCCCTTAATCCCCCTGCGaggactgagccaccagccccCCTAAGCAGGGGCATCACCTCGCAGGTTTCCCCGCCACCCCAGAGCTCGCCCGTATCCTCGGGGACTGGCAAGGCGGGTGCTGGCTCCAGGCTGAAGCCGGAGGTCCCACTGGCAAAGG GCCCCAGTGCCAGCCCCCAGGAAGGCCAGGAGGACGGGCCGGCAGGATGGAGGGCCCGCCTGAAGCCTGTGGAGAAGAAAAACCCTGCTGAGAg GGGTCCAGAGTCGAAGGAGCCACGGATCCTGGGAGAGCCTAGGGCGGGCGAGGCACCCGGGAAGGTCCCTGGGAGCTCTGCGGGGCACGTCCACACCCCCCCGGCCCCTCTTGGGCCTGAGAGGACACGGGGCTCAGCGAGCCCTGGGCCCAGCCTCTCAG CCGcatccccctccctgtccccggCCCCGACCCCGACCCACCGCAGGAAGCTGGCCGTCCCTGCCAGTCTGGACGTTTCTGGAGACTGGCTTTGTCCCGAGCCCCGGGAGCAGGAAGCCGCAGCCGGGAgctggaagaaggagaaagagaagccccCTGCTCAGGACGCACCAG GGAGGCCCGTGAGCTCGGCCGGCGCCCCCACCCTACCTGGCAAGGCAGTGACCAGCGCGAGCAAG CTGCACCCTGACTACGTGCCCGAGGAGATCCAGAGACAGATGCAGAACATCGCCAGGCAGCTGGATGCCCTGGAGCTCAAGGGAGTGGAGCTGGAGAAGCGTCTGCGCGCGGCTGAGGGGG ATGCCTCGGAGGACGCGCTCATGGTCGACTGGTTCCAGCTCATTCACAAGAAGCAGCTGCTGCTGAGGCAGGAGTCGGAGCTGATGTACAA GGCCAAGGACCAGCGCCTGGCAGAGCAGCAGCTGGACCTGGAGGGGGAGCTCCGTCGGCTGATGGCCAAGCCCG AGTGTCTGAAGTCATCCCAGGACCGGCAGCGGGAGCAGGATCTGCTAAACCAGTACGTGAATACGGTGGATGACCGCAGCAGCATTGTGGACGTCCTGGAGGAGGACCGGCTCAG AGAGCGAGAGGAGGACGAGGTGCTTCAGAACATGATCCAGAATCTGG acctccACAGAAGCAGCGGGGACCAGAGGAAGAACCCCAAGTTCCGCTTGTCCAGGATCTGGTCCCTGAAGGGCAGAAGCAAAACCCCTGAGTGA